A single region of the Gossypium arboreum isolate Shixiya-1 chromosome 12, ASM2569848v2, whole genome shotgun sequence genome encodes:
- the LOC108452622 gene encoding protein ROH1-like: protein MTGTDQSSFLGRISIRRNQVNAMEGYHEQEIEDLELFQKQLSDRFAELLSAPDDAPTEAFLSISWIRKLVDVFLCCETECKAILLMERDAAQISKPPLDRLIPELLERVVKAMDICNAVTNGLELVRHCQKLAEIAVSALEQKPFGEGQARRAKKALVSLMSAMHVDDKESSVQKTAERSWSFGRRSGNKDRHHGHYRSLSWQVAKHWSASKQIHAMTMNLAAPRGPEASCLPAPVYILSLIIVFVMWVLIAAIPCQERSGLTTHLPINKHVNWTHSLAGIHDKIGEEWKKKEKKGMAGLLYEMQKMEKLGQSLIEFTDSYQFPGEKEKLDEVAAQVAELAEVCRRMDEGLVPLQMLIREAFHRLVRNRTEFLDVLEQGGPVV from the coding sequence ATGACGGGAACCGACCAAAGTTCCTTCTTGGGACGAATCAGCATCAGGCGGAACCAAGTCAACGCAATGGAAGGGTACCACGAGCAAGAGATTGAAGACCTAGAGCTTTTCCAAAAGCAGCTCTCCGATCGCTTTGCCGAGCTCTTATCTGCCCCCGATGACGCCCCCACTGAAGCATTTCTCTCTATTTCCTGGATACGCAAGCTGGTCGACGTGTTCCTTTGTTGCGAAACCGAATGCAAGGCAATTCTCTTGATGGAACGAGACGCGGCTCAGATCTCCAAACCCCCTCTCGATCGCTTGATTCCCGAACTTCTCGAACGCGTCGTTAAAGCTATGGACATTTGTAATGCGGTAACCAACGGGCTGGAGTTGGTCAGGCATTGCCAAAAGCTGGCGGAGATTGCCGTTTCGGCTTTGGAACAAAAACCCTTCGGTGAAGGACAAGCGAGGAGGGCCAAAAAAGCGTTGGTTTCACTAATGTCGGCAATGCACGTCGACGACAAAGAAAGCTCCGTTCAGAAAACGGCGGAGCGGAGCTGGTCGTTCGGCCGCCGAAGTGGTAATAAAGATCGACACCATGGACATTACAGGTCACTTTCTTGGCAGGTAGCCAAGCATTGGTCAGCATCCAAACAGATTCACGCCATGACCATGAACCTCGCTGCTCCACGTGGACCGGAGGCCTCCTGTTTGCCCGCCCCGGTTTACATACTGAGCTTGATTATAGTTTTTGTTATGTGGGTATTGATTGCTGCGATACCTTGTCAAGAGAGGAGCGGTTTGACAACTCATCTTCCGATTAATAAGCACGTGAACTGGACCCATAGTCTGGCCGGTATACATGATAAAATCGGTGAGGAGTggaagaagaaggagaagaaagggATGGCTGGGTTGTTATACGAGATGCAGAAGATGGAGAAACTCGGCCAGAGTTTGATTGAATTCACTGACTCATACCAGTTCCCCGGAGAGAAAGAGAAATTGGACGAAGTGGCTGCACAAGTGGCGGAGCTGGCAGAGGTTTGTCGGAGAATGGATGAAGGGTTGGTGCCTTTGCAGATGCTGATTAGGGAAGCGTTCCATAGGTTGGTAAGAAACAGAACTGAGTTTCTCGATGTGTTGGAACAAGGTGGCCCGGTCGTGTAA
- the LOC108489855 gene encoding monodehydroascorbate reductase, chloroplastic/mitochondrial — translation MYPARKAMASLSNSLQLKHGLTSWCPGSSALTRRLPSSSIRFRSFVVAASSFSNDNREFVIVGGGNAAGYAARTFVEHGMADGKLCIVSKEAYAPYERPALTKGYLFPLDKKPARLPGFHTCVGSGGERQTPEWYKEKGIEMIYEDPVTGIDTEKQTLTTNSGKLLKYGSLIIATGCTASRFPDKIGGNFPGVHYIRDVADADSLISSLEKAQKVVIVGGGYIGMEVAAAAVSWKLDTSIIFPENQLLQRLFTPSLAQRYEELYKEYGVKFLKGASIKNLEAGPDGRVAAVKLGDGSTVEADMVVIGIGAKPAVSPFEVVGLNNTVGGIQVDGLFRTSVPGIFAVGDVAAFPLKMYDRVARVEHVDHARRSAQHCVKSLLSAQTHTYDYLPYFYSRVFEYEGSPRKVWWQFFGDNVGETVEIGNFDPKIATFWIDSGKLKGVLLESGNAEEFKLLPELARNQPSIDKAKLEKASSVEEALEIAKASLQIV, via the exons ATGTACCCAG CTCGAAAAGCAATGGCGAGTTTATCGAACTCGCTTCAACTCAAGCACGGACTCACTTCCTGGTGCCCGGGCTCTTCTGCTTTGACTCGTCGTctcccttcctcttccatccgaTTCAGAAGCTTCGTCGTTGCCGCCTCATCTTTTTCTAATGACAACCGAGA ATTTGTGATCGTTGGAGGAGGCAATGCTGCTGGGTATGCAGCCAGGACTTTCGTCGAACACGGGATGGCCGATGGCAAGCTGTGTATTGTGTCCAAGGAG GCATATGCACCGTATGAGAGACCGGCTTTGACAAAAGGCTACTTGTTTCCACTAGATAAGAAACCAGCTCGATTACCT GGTTTTCATACTTGTGTTGGATCTGGTGGTGAAAGGCAAACTCCTGAATGGTACAAAGAGAAAGGGATTGAG ATGATCTACGAGGATCCAGTAACGGGTATTGATACAGAAAAGCAAACCCTAACTACAAATTCAGGCAAATTGCTGAAGTATGGATCTCTTATAATTGCCACAGGATGTACAGCCTCAAG ATTTCCAGATAAAATTGGTGGAAACTTTCCTGGTGTACACTATATTCGGGATGTTGCTGATGCTGACTCACTAATCTCTTCTTTG gAGAAGGCACAGAAAGTGGTGATTGTTGGTGGTGGTTATATTGGGATGGAGGTTGCTGCCGCTGCTGTTTCCTGGAAACTTGATACTTCG ATCATTTTCCCAGAGAATCAGCTTTTGCAAAGATTATTCACTCCTTCTCTTGCTCAAAGGTATGAAGAACTATACAAAGAGTACGGtgtcaaatttttaaag GGTGCTTCTATCAAAAACTTAGAAGCTGGTCCTGATGGACGGGTAGCTGCTGTTAAACTTGGAGATGGATCTACTGTGGAAGCTGACATG GTAGTTATTGGTATTGGAGCAAAACCTGCAGTTAGTCCCTTTGAAGTGGTAGGATTAAATAATACTGTTGGTGGCATACAG GTTGATGGTCTGTTCCGGACAAGCGTACCTGGAATATTTGCAGTGGGAGATGTTGCAGCATTCCCCCTTAAG ATGTATGACCGTGTAGCACGAGTTGAACATGTTGATCATGCTCGTCGATCTGCACAGCATTGTGTTAAGTCATTACTTAGTGCACAAACTCACAC GTATGATTATCTGCCCTACTTTTACTCGAGGGTTTTTGAGTATGAAGGGAGCCCCAGGAAAGTTTGGTGGCAGTTTTTCGGGGACAATG TTGGAGAGACGGTTGAGATTGGAAATTTTGATCCAAAAATTGCTACTTTCTGGATAGATTCTG GTAAACTGAAAGGAGTTCTTCTTGAAAGTGGAAATGCTGAG GAATTTAAGCTACTTCCGGAACTTGCAAGGAACCAGCCTTCCATTGACAAAGCCAAGCTCGAAAAGGCATCTTCAGTTGAGGAGGCACTCGAGATTGCTAAAGCCTCCCTGCAAATTGTGTAG
- the LOC108450653 gene encoding 1-aminocyclopropane-1-carboxylate synthase-like, with the protein MVAISKIATGNGHGEDSPYFDGWKAYETNPFHPIDRPDGVIQMGLAENQLCFNFIKKWVMEHPEASLCSAEGVNKFKETALFQDYHGMPEFREAVAKFMGKVRGGRVKFDPDRIVMSGGATGAHEMVAFCLADPGEAFLVPTPYYPGFDRDLRWRTGVKLVPVVCESSNNFKITRAALEAAYEKAKEANLRVKGLLITNPSNPLGTILDQDTLKGIVKFINEKNIHLIGDEIYAATVFMEPEFVSISEIIEEVECNRDLIHIVYSLSKDMGFPGFRVGIVYSYNDAVVSCARKMSSFGLVSSQTQHLIAKMLSDDDFVDRFIVESKEQLLKRHKYFTLSLSQVGIGSLKSNAGLFIWMDLRKLLKEKTFDAEMDLWRVIINEVKLNVSPGSSFHCDEPGWFRVCFANMDDNTMEVALLRITTFMHKHNEAMVPRKLCRRASLKLSLSRRMDDFMSQNMMSPHSPIPQSPLVRART; encoded by the exons atggtggccatatctaagattgcaactGGTAATGGTCATGGTGAAGACTCACCTTATTTCGATGGATGGAAGGCATATGAGACCAACCCTTTTCATCCCATTGATAGACCTGATGGTGTCATTCAGATGGGTCTAGCTGAGAATCAG CTTTGCTTTAACTTTATAAAAAAGTGGGTCATGGAACACCCAGAAGCGTCTCTGTGCAGTGCAGAAGGTGTGAACAAATTCAAGGAGACGGCTCTGTTCCAAGACTATCATGGGATGCCTGAGTTCAGAGAGGCTGTTGCAAAATTTATGGGGAAAGTGAGGGGTGGTCGAGTGAAATTTGACCCAGACCGCATTGTTATGAGCGGTGGAGCCACCGGAGCTCATGAGATGGTTGCTTTTTGCTTGGCTGATCCTGGTGAAGCTTTTCTGGTTCCCACTCCTTATTATCCAGG ATTTGATCGTGACTTAAGGTGGAGAACAGGGGTTAAACTTGTTCCTGTCGTTTGTGAAAGTTCCAATAATTTCAAGATCACTAGAGCTGCCTTGGAAGCTGCATATGAAAAGGCAAAAGAAGCTAACTTGAGAGTCAAGGGTTTGCTCATAACCAATCCATCAAATCCCTTAGGTACTATCTTGGATCAAGACACATTGAAGGGTATTGTAAAGTTCATAAACGAAAAGAACATACACTTAATCGGTGATGAGATATATGCTGCCACAGTTTTCATGGAACCCGAGTTCGTTAGTATATCGGAGATTATTGAGGAAGTGGAGTGTAATCGTGATCTCATCCACATTGTGTATAGTCTTTCCAAGGACATGGGGTTCCCTGGTTTCAGAGTCGGCATAGTATACTCGTACAACGATGCAGTGGTGAGCTGTGCTCGGAAAATGTCTAGCTTTGGACTGGTGTCCTCACAAACTCAGCATTTAATCGCGAAGATGCTGTCCGATGATGATTTTGTGGATAGATTCATTGTGGAGAGCAAAGAGCAGTTGCTCAAAAGGCACAAGTATTTCACTTTGAGTCTTTCTCAAGTCGGTATCGGTTCGTTGAAGAGCAATGCTGGATTGTTCATATGGATGGATCTTCGTAAGCTCCTAAAAGAGAAGACGTTCGATGCTGAAATGGACTTGTGGCGAGTGATTATCAATGAAGTTAAGCTCAATGTTTCCCCTGGTTCTTCTTTCCATTGTGACGAGCCGGGTTGGTTCAGGGTTTGCTTTGCTAACATGGATGACAATACCATGGAAGTTGCTTTGTTGAGAATAACGACCTTTATGCATAAGCACAACGAGGCCATGGTTCCTCGTAAACTATGCAGACGAGCCAGCCTTAAACTCAGCTTATCTCGAAGGATGGACGATTTCATGTCCCAAAACATGATGTCTCCTCACTCTCCCATACCTCAATCACCCCTTGTCCGTGCCAGGACTTAA
- the LOC108452507 gene encoding LOW QUALITY PROTEIN: DET1- and DDB1-associated protein 1 (The sequence of the model RefSeq protein was modified relative to this genomic sequence to represent the inferred CDS: inserted 2 bases in 1 codon), with protein sequence MGSLLGVLPSFDPLNFNQLRPSDPSNPCKLMPVTYHSSHIRTPPPPDQVITTEXQNLLTRNFYQHDEKKLRPKRAATEHLIPDH encoded by the exons ATGGGGTCTTTGCTCGGTGTCTTGCCGTCGTTTGACCCTCTCAACTTCAACCAACTTCGTCCCTCAGATCCTTCTAATCCTTGT AAATTGATGCCTGTCACCTACCACTCTAGTCATATCCGGACTCCTCCACCACCTGATCAAG TTATAACTACTGA ACAAAATTTACTTACTAGAAATTTCTATCAGCATGACGAGAAGAAG TTGAGACCGAAGAGAGCTGCCACTGAACATCTAATCCCAGATCATTGA
- the LOC108450338 gene encoding G-patch domain-containing protein 1 produces MMAAPEAALRYVGIPRQSAAFRLMKQMGWEEGEGLGKDKQGIKSYVRVKNKQDTIGVGLEKPNPWAFDTAQFDSILKRLKVQAAQINDEAEKNENQVLTETNVSNDSEEQVVKATRPQGRYKKRERGKLVQAYSSEDLEGILAKRVEESSSANPDVGGEMELIETTERQDVPTGGDTAESVPPEWWGHKYGFISGGFLGESTRKKSNKTGECKILNGRTVFFEDDQENLYKLVQYNATTGKQGLGIKDRPKKIAGVRFQGKKTSFSDSDDENSDDFGPPVKRMRDNAFETEKASETNLKLKKLCKQLLRKVPGETLKLKQLKVLIDEQSSSVVCNCSSKKEALAYLKQKLESSSTFSVEGKRVSLTSRSS; encoded by the exons ATGATGGCCGCACCTGAAGCTGCTCTCCGCTATGTTGGCATCCCTCGCCAATCTGCTGCTTTTCGCCTCATGAAGCAAATG GGATGGGAAGAAGGAGAAGGGCTTGGGAAAGATAAACAAGGGATCAAAAGTTACGTTAGAGTTAAAAACAAACAGGACACAATTG GGGTTGGATTGGAAAAGCCGAATCCATGGGCTTTCGATACAGCTCAGTTTGATAGTATTCTCAAGAGATTGAAAGTG CAAGCAGCACAAATCAATGATGAAG CCGAAAAGAATGAAAACCAAGTATTAACCGAGACCAATGTGTCTAATGACAGTGAAGAGCAAGTTGTCAAGGCTACCCGACCACAGGGAAG GTATAAGAAAAGAGAGAGAGGGAAACTTGTGCAGGCATATTCTTCAGAGGATCTTGAAGGAATTCtg GCCAAAAGGGTTGAGGAGTCATCATCAGCAAATCCTGATGTGGGTGGTGAAATGGAGTTGATAGAGACAACCGAACGTCAGGATGTTCCTACTGGAG GAGACACAGCTGAAAGCGTTCCTCCAGAATGGTGGGGCCATAAGTATGGATTTATTTCTGGAGGTTTTCTAGGAGAATCTACCAGGAAAAAATCTAACAAAACTGGAGAGTGTAAAATTTTGAACGGGAGAACTGTTTTTTTCGAAGATGACCAAGAGAATCTCTACAAACTTGTGCAA TATAATGCCACAACTGGAAAGCAAGGTTTGGGTATTAAAGATCGACCAAAGAAAATAGCTGGAGTTCGCTTTCAGGGGAAAAAGACATCATTCAGTGACAGTGATGATGAGAATTCGGATGATTTTGGTCCTCCAGTAAAACGGATGCGAGACAATGCCTTTGAAACCGAGAAAGCCAGTGAAACAAACTTGAAGTTGAAAAAGCTATGCAAACAGCTTCTTCGTAAG GTACCTGGAGAGACATTAAAACTAAAGCAGTTAAAAGTTCTCATCGATGAACAGTCGTCCTCTGTTGTTTGCAACTGTTCTTCAAAGAAAGAAGCTCTTGCCTACTTGAAGCAAAAG CTTGAAAGCAGTAGCACGTTCTCCGTAGAGGGAAAGCGAGTGAGTCTTACATCGAGAAGCAGCTAA
- the LOC108452344 gene encoding WRKY transcription factor 22-like gives MTSNFNMEHWDWQAVTGETCSNNDAFFSYMENPEFSFGPLSFQHGDEDHLMSFPKVFEPNPNVLDELMEELYKPFCPELNPYTIPVLEDHAEEPECQKQQPLVVSGTNKDSTKPKRSRKKQQHRVVKHVTGDAGLQSDIWSWRKYGQKPIKGSPYPRSYYRCSSSKGCLARKQVERSCSDPRVFIITYTAEHNHGHPTRRTSLAGSTRNKSLTVAKPKNLAYKNEPHEVAESTVLSPAVIKDESVKQESITMEGGKILTPDVMLSDELVESFEGFGDLFVDQFPDLSHELWSMNESATLTGGLLN, from the exons ATGACGAGTAACTTCAACATGGAGCACTGGGATTGGCAAGCGGTAACTGGTGAAACTTGCAGCAACAATGATGCTTTTTTCTCTTATATGGAAAACCCAGAATTCAGTTTTGGTCCTTTGAGTTTTCAACATGGAGATGAAGATCATCTCATGAGTTTCCCAAAAGTTTTTGAACCAAACCCTAATGTTTTAGATGAGTTAATGGAGGAACTTTACAAGCCTTTCTGTCCTGAGTTGAACCCATATACAATACCAGTTCTTGAAGATCACGCGGAGGAACCAGAGTGCCAAAAACAGCAGCCACTTGTTGTTTCTGGTACAAACAAGGATTCGACTAAGCCTAAAAGATCCAG GAAGAAACAGCAACATAGAGTGGTGAAGCATGTAACAGGTGATGCTGGTCTTCAATCGGATATATGGTCATGGCGAAAATATGGGCAGAAACCCATCAAAGGATCACCATATCCAAG GAGCTATTACAGGTGCAGTAGCTCAAAAGGATGTTTAGCAAGGAAGCAAGTAGAGCGTAGCTGCTCGGATCCTCGAGTCTTTATTATAACCTACACAGCCGAGCACAACCATGGCCACCCGACTCGACGGACCTCGCTTGCGGGAAGCACTCGCAACAAATCATTGACAGTGGCTAAGCCTAAAAACCTTGCCTATAAAAATGAACCCCATGAGGTTGCAGAATCAACGGTTCTTTCTCCGGCGGTCATTAAAGATGAGTCGGTGAAACAAGAGAGCATAACAATGGAGGGGGGAAAGATTCTAACGCCGGACGTAATGTTGAGCGACGAATTAGTTGAAAGCTTTGAGGGTTTTGGGGATTTATTTGTAGACCAGTTTCCAGATTTGTCTCACGAATTATGGTCCATGAACGAATCTGCAACCTTAACTGGTGGTTTGCTGAATTAG